A window from Burkholderiales bacterium encodes these proteins:
- a CDS encoding phage holin family protein: MQIREDRSLPSLISDLTQETYTLVRKEVALAKAEMSQKVSQLGSGIASIAIGGAVAFAGMLVLLWAIVNSLAQVLPADQAAWLSPLIVGGIVAVIGLIMLMKGKSNLEAHNLLPQRTLNSLQRDKDLATEHKNMAKEQFAKEQTR, translated from the coding sequence ATGCAAATTAGAGAAGATCGTTCGCTCCCCTCGCTGATCTCCGATCTGACGCAGGAGACGTATACGCTGGTCCGCAAGGAAGTCGCACTCGCCAAGGCCGAAATGTCGCAGAAGGTTTCGCAGCTCGGCTCCGGCATCGCTTCGATCGCCATCGGCGGCGCGGTTGCGTTTGCCGGCATGCTGGTGTTGCTTTGGGCGATCGTCAACAGCCTCGCGCAGGTGTTGCCGGCCGATCAGGCGGCGTGGCTTTCGCCGCTGATCGTCGGCGGCATAGTCGCCGTCATCGGTTTGATCATGCTGATGAAAGGCAAGAGCAATCTGGAAGCGCATAACCTGTTGCCGCAGCGCACCCTGAATTCCCTGCAACGGGACAAGGATCTGGCGACAGAACACAAGAATATGGCCAAGGAGCAATTTGCCAAGGAGCAAACGCGATGA